A window from Citrus sinensis cultivar Valencia sweet orange chromosome 3, DVS_A1.0, whole genome shotgun sequence encodes these proteins:
- the LOC127901503 gene encoding 50S ribosomal protein L5, chloroplastic-like: MACPSLLHSSASSFHGRFPALSSSSYVRPTYPNPINVNGVVSVKAAAGGIVLVEKSEAEKTGRLKTTYLEKIVPLLREEFSYTNIHQVPKIEKIVVNCGIGDAAQNAKGLEAAMNDLALITGQRPVKTRARNSIATFKIREGEPLGIAVTLRGNMMYSFLDRLINLGLPRTRDFQGVNPNSFDGHGNYSIGVKEQSVFPEIRYDALGKPKGIDVCITTTAKTDKEGQRLLALMGMPFREGGGPANLIRKKKLKAHHFDSKSKGKSRR; this comes from the exons ATGGCGTGTCCTTCGCTGTTACACTCCTCTGCGTCGTCGTTTCACGGCCGATTCCCCGCTCTCTCATCTTCATCATATGTACGGCCCACATATCCAAACCCTATAAATGTGAATGGGGTGGTCTCGGTGAAGGCGGCGGCTGGAGGCATTGTGTTGGTGGAGAAATCCGAAGCAGAGAAGACCGGACGGCTCAAAACCACGTATCTCGAAAAGATTGTTCCTTTGCTCAGAGAAGAGTTTTCCTATACTAACATTCACCAG GTTCCGAAGATTGAGAAGATTGTTGTGAATTGTGGTATTGGAGATGCTGCTCAGAATGCAAAAGGCCTGGAGGCGGCAATGAATGACTTGGCACTCATTACAGGTCAGAGACCTGTAAAGACGCGAGCAAGGAATTCCATTGCCACCTTCAAGATCAGGGAAGGCGAACCACTTGGAATTGCTGTCACACTCAGAGGAAAT ATGATGTACTCATTTCTAGACCGTCTTATTAATTTGGGGCTTCCTAGAACAAGGGATTTCCAAGGTGTGAATCCCAATAGCTTTGATGGACATGGGAATTACAGCATTGGTGTTAAAGAACAGAGTGTTTTCCCGGAGATCAGGTATGATGCTCTTGGCAAGCCCAAGGGAATAGATGTTTGCATTACAACAACCGCCAAAACTGATAAAGAAGGCCAGAGACTTTTGGCTCTCATGGGGATGCCTTTCAGAGAGGGTGGAGGTCCGGCAAATTTAATTCGCAAGAAGAAACTTAAGGCTCATCATTTTGATTCCAAATCAAAGGGAAAGTCAAGGAGAtaa